In Ostrea edulis chromosome 6, xbOstEdul1.1, whole genome shotgun sequence, a single window of DNA contains:
- the LOC125645919 gene encoding dual oxidase maturation factor 1-like: MTWFNAFRGDFGFSFYGEKRTPVTIDIQLACAIYACVLVSVATIIVAIGVRGKERWVNLIRAVLSLGIGTTIILTSMGYCWQYGEVRVKSTYVYRSEVEFSGILGMTVGLRRINITLSGNFNQFKGEINYNEAIDLDNVRGPIEELRHCLGRGLPVPVLHLVEYLSTDVGGLRWGRSYTGAGYLSHILLWTSFAFWILTNIMIVTVVFYGAFLLTLTGVTMVLACVTFHVLQPRLAFRILGSDMDLVTYYGPCFWAALVIGIVTTLTGLVIVCMDYKIPKTAAKYILVEKPFVKEDVFTREQRKSIASLPQLKYDLGKTSSNPYDMINQGFENSEILQTQENSPNSQSDRLKRCNTTPGQLSCSPDSSPARRGSLPVRSSVASLTSINEHESEDSNRSPKIHQYSPQNTRNGTTNLQMTTCTTIDESERVDKLKDVYIDVDMQQNSLHGTFNAL; encoded by the exons ATGACTTGGTTTAATGCCTTTCGTGGAGATTTTGGGTTTTCTTTCTATGGAGAAAAAAGGACGCCTGTTACCATCGATATTCAACTCGCTTGTGCTATCTATGCATGTGTTTTGGTTTCCGTGGCAACGATTATAGTTGCTATTGGCGTACGTGGAAAAGAA AGATGGGTTAATCTGATTCGAGCTGTGCTGAGCCTAGGCATCGGAACAACCATTATTT taACCTCTATGGGATATTGTTGGCAGTATGGGGAAGTCCGTGTGAAATCAACCTACGTGTATAGGTCAGAGGTGGAATTTTCGGGAATCCTCGGCATGACCGTTGGTCTTCGCAGAATCAATATTACATTGTCAG GCAATTTCAATCAATTTAAAGGGGAAATAAACTACAATGAAGCAATAGACCTCGACAATG TTCGTGGACCGATCGAAGAGCTTCGGCATTGCTTGGGTAGAGGGCTTCCAGTTCCTGTTCTCCATCTGGTGGAGTACCTCAGTACTGATGTAGGTGGGTTGAGATGGGGGAGGAGTTACACTGGAGCTGGATATCTGTCTCATATCTTATTATG GACCTCATTTGCTTTCTGGATTCTCACGAACATTATGATAGTGACCGTGGTCTTCTATGGCGCCTTTTTATTGACCTTGACTGGGGTGACAATGGTTCTGGCGTGTGTCACTTTCCACGTGCTGCAGCCTCGACTTGCATTCAGAATTCTTGGAAGTGACATGGACTTAGTCACATACTATGGTCCCTGCTTTTGGGCAGCTCTTGTAATTG GTATCGTTACAACACTCACTGGCCTCGTCATAGTTTGTATGGACTACAAAATTCCCAAAACAGcagcaaaatatattttggttGAGAAACCTTTCGTTAAGGAGGATGTCTTTACAAGAGAACAGAGGAAATCCATTGCCAGTTTACCACAACTGAAG TACGACTTGGGAAAGACATCCTCAAATCCATATGATATGATCAACCAAGGATTTGAAAACAGTGAGATTCTACAAACTCAGGAGAACAGTCCTAATAGTCAGAGTGACCGATTGAAAAGATGCAACACCACTCCTGGTCAGCTCTCCTGTTCGCCAGATAGCTCACCAGCTCGACGAGGATCATTACCGGTTCGTAGTTCGGTAGCTTCCCTAACGTCGATCAATGAGCACGAGTCGGAAGATTCTAATAGAAGTCCGAAAATCCACCAGTATTCTCCTCAAAATACCAGAAATGGTACCACAAACCTTCAGATGACAACCTGTACAACAATCGACGAAAGCGAAAGAGTCGATAAGTTAAAGGACGTTTATATTGACGTTGATATGCAACAAAACTCTCTGCATGGAACATTTAATGCTTTATAA